CGGTCTTACGCAGGTTGCTCATCTTCTCACGGCGTTCTCCGCGGGTGAACATTTCCTGACCGATTGCCACACCCGGATTCTGCAGCGCAGCCAGCACATCATCTTTCATGATCTTGCCGTGTGCACCCGAACCCTTGATAGAGGACGGATCTACGTGTTTATCAGCAATCACGGCAGCAGCTACCGGCGTTGCTTTAATATCGTTCGGTATTGTTGTTACAGGTGCCTGTTGTGCCTGCGGAGCAGCCTGTGGTGTTGCAGCCGGAGCAGCAGATGCTGCCGGTTGTGCTTTACCTGCAGGACGACCTACGCTGGTATCTATTTTAGCGATAGGATCACCTATCTTTAATACATCTCCTTCTTTACCTAAAGTCTGTAATGCACCAGCTTCTTCTGCGTTCAGTTCGAAAGTAGCTTTTTCAGATTCCAGTTCGCAGATCACTTCATCACGTTCTACGTACTCGCCATCTTTCTTCAGCCATTTGATCAATGTCACTTCGCTGATGGATTCGCCCACAGTAGGCACTTTCATTTCAATAGTCCCTTTGTTCACCGCTGGCGCTGCCGGAGCTTCTGCCGCTGGTGCCGGTGCAGCTGCTGCTACCGGAGCCGCCGCCTGAGCTGGAGCAGGTCCTGCCGGAGCCGCAGCATCCGTATCAATTGAACAAGCAACATCGCCTACTTTTAGAGTAGCGCCTTCAGGAGCCAGGATCTTCAGTACCCCTGCTTTTTCTGCATTCAGTTCAAAGGTGGCTTTTTCAGATTCCATTTCACAGATCACCTCATCCTGCTGTACATAATCTCCGTCTTTCTTCAACCACTTTGCAATTGTTACCTCGCTAATAGATTCTCCTACCGTAGGAACTTTGATTTCGATAGCCATATTTCTAATTTCTGTGTGCAATCATTGTTTAAAGGTGAAACCGATTCACCCGATTCGTCTAGATGTTAAATGCAGTCTCAATAATTTCAAGCTGCTCTCTTGCGTGTACTTTCGCAAAACCTGTTGCAGTAGCTGCACTTGGGTTGCGGCTGATCACTCCGTAGTTGATCTGTTTCAGGTTCATCTGCAGATAAGAAGCAGCACCCATGTTCAGCGGCTCTTCCTGTACCCAGAACCACGTAGCAGCTTTGTACTTCTGGTTCAGTGCTTCCAGTTGTGTTACCGGCAGCGGATACAGTTGCTCCAGTCTTACGACAGCAACATCTTTCCTGTTTTCCTTCTGCTGTTTTTCACTCAGATCGAAGAACATCTTACCAGTACACAGCAATACTTTTTTCACTTTAGACGGATCATCTACAAATTCATCATCCAGTACTTCCTGGAAGCCACCTTCTGTGAAAGCTGCTATTGGCGAGTAAGAACCGATGTGCCTTAAATTGGCTTTCGGTGCAAAGTTCACCAGCGGCTTACGGAACTCCCATGTCAGCTGACGGCGCAGCATATGGAAGAAGTTAGCAGAGGTAGTGATATTTGTAATGATCATATTATATTCAGCACAAGCCTGCAGGAATCTTTCCGGACGGGCATTGGAGTGGTCAGGTCCACCACCTTCGTAACCATGTGGCAGCAACATCACCAGACCGTTCTGCGTTGTCCATTTCTGTTCTGCACTGCTTACATACTGGTCAATGACTGTCTGAGCACCATTGGCAAAGTCACCATACTGTGCCTCCCAGAGTACCAGGGCGTTCGGATTCGCCATAGCGTAACCGTATTCAAAACCGAGTACAGCAAATTCACTCAGCAGGGAGTTATAGATGCGGAACTGACCTTGTTTCTCCTGTAATGAGCCCAGTCTGCTATAAGTAGCGTTGGTGTTCTCATCGAACAGGATAGCGTGACGGTGAGAGAAGGTACCTCTCTTCACGTCTTCACCGCTCATACGTACATCTTTGCCTTCAGCCAGCAGACTGGCATAAGCCAGCAGTTCACCGGTAGCCCAGTCAATCTTACCTTCTGTTTCGAACAGTTTTATTTTGTCCTGCAGCAGTTTCTCCACTTTACGTAATGGTACGAACTCTTTCGGCCATTCCATCAGTTTACCGAACAGGCGTCTTACTTCTTCTTCTTTAATGGCAGTCACAGGAGATTTCTCGAAATCTTCCGGTGTTGACTTACGCAGGGAAGCCCACCACTCTTCAGGTTTCTGGTAATGGTAAGGCAGTGGATTCTGTCTTACTTCATCCAGACGTTCCTGGAGGTCAGCCCAGAAGCTCTTTTCCATTTCCTTCGCCAGTTCCTGTACTTCCACATCACCTGCCTGGAGCAGTTTCTGGGAATATACTTCACGCGGATTCGGATGTTTATCGATCAGCGCATACAGGCTGGGCTGGGTGAACTTAGGCTCATCACCTTCGTTGTGGCCATGCTTACGGTAGCACAGTAAGTCAATAAATATATCAGAGTTGAATTCCTGTCTGTAACGGGCAGCGATCTGGGCTACTTTTACCACAGCTTCCGCATCGTCGCCATTCACATGGAATACAGGGGCCTGTACGGTAGAAGCGATACTGGTACAATAGTCAGAAGAACGGGCGTCGTCGAAGTCGGTGGTGAAACCGATCTGGTTATTGATCACCAGGTGCATTGTACCACCCGTGTAGTACCCTTTCAGGTTGCTCATCTGGATGAGCTCATATATTACGCCCTGACCTGCTACCGCGGCATCACCGTGGATCAGGATAGGCAGTATTTTATCGTAGTCGCTGTTGTAGATAACGTCGGCCTTACTGCGGGCGAAGCCTGTAACCAGCGGGTCAACCACTTCCAGGTGGGAAGGGTTAGGCAACAGCTGCAGGTTTACCTTTTTACCGGAAGGTGTTTCGACGATAGAACGGAAACCCAGGTGGTATTTCACGTCACCGCTACCCATGGTCAGGTCAGGAACCGCATGACCTTCAAACTCGTTGAAGATCTGCTCATACGTTTTACCGAGGATATTTGCCAGTACGTTCAGACGGCCACGGTGCGCCATACCGATCACAGCCTCCTGTACGCCAGCGTCAGCAGCAGTGTTGATGATAGCGTCCAGGGCAGGGATGGTGTTTTCACCACCTTCCAGACCGAAACGTTTCTGACCTATATATTTTGTGTGGAGGAATCTTTCGAACATTACCCCCTGGTTCAGTTTCAGGAGGATACGTTTTTTCCCTTCGAGGGTAGTTGGCTGCTGGAAAGTGGTTTCCATTTCGCGCTGTAACCACTCGACTTTCTTAGCGTCGTTGATATACGTGAATTCCAGGCCGACTGCCGCAGCGTATACCTGCTTCAGACGGGTCACGATATTTTCCAGGGTGGTTTTACCCAAACCCAGGACCTGACCGGCATAGAATTCTGTTTTCAGATCTGCCTCACCAAGGCCGTAAAAAGAGATGTCCAGGTTGGCTTGCCTGTCTTTTCTCTCACGGATAGGATTTGTTTTAGAGATGAGATGCCCCTTTTTACGGTAGGCCTGTATCAGTCTGTAAACATTGAGTTCCTTTGTTAACTGGTCACTGCTAACCGGTAAACCGGCGCCCGCCGCTGCCGGCGCTCCTGCCTTTCCATTAACATTGTTTACCGCAAAGTCAAATCCTTCAAAAAACTTGCTCCATTCCGGGTCTACTGCGCCAGGGTCTTTACGGTAATCCTGGTATAAAGATTCAATGTAGGCAGGATGTGAGTTGGTAACAAATGAGAAGTCCTTCATTTACAACGAGTTTTGCTAAAGCTTCGATTCAAATTGCTATTCTGTTGAATGCCCCTTATATAATATATGGGATTGCAAATATCGTTGCTTTTTTGGGAAAGAAAAACGGAAAAATGGGAAAGTGATTTTGACCTCATTTTAACCCTTTTTTGCCTATCTTGCACCCTTTAGCAAAGGACCAGATCAAATATTCCGAAGGAAAATCCTTTTTATTTGTTTTCTAAGGAAGTAATTCCTACCTTTGCCGTCCGAAACTTGAAATTAAAACAATGGCAAACCATAAAGCAACGAAAAAAGACGTACGTCAGAGCAGAAAACGGAATGAGCGTAACCGTTACTACGGTAAAACTACCCGTAATGCTATCCGTGATCTGAAGAAATTGACTGAAAAGGCGGCTGCTGACGAAAAGTTGTCTGATGTGATCTCTATGATCGACAAGTTGGCTAAACGTAATGTTATTCATAAAAATAAAGCAGCCAACCTGAAAAGCAAACTTTCTAAGAAAGTAAACGCTATCGCGTAAGCGCTTTAGTCTGAAAATAATTGATACAGAAGCTCTTCCTGCAAACAGGAAGGGCTTTTTGTTGTCCGGAAGTACCAGAAAAACAGACGCATTCGCTATCCGCCCTCTGCTAATATTTCCGCCATTTACCCCATACACCAGATACCTCGCTTGCCGTCGCTAGTTCGTCGCTAGTTCGTCGCTTGTATATCCCTCCTGCCCATCTTCAATTCTACATGCAATTCTACCACTGTTCCACGAATGTTTCACATTTTTTACAAATGTGTTCCACAGCGACCCCATGTATGTTTCACGATGGTTCCACGTTGTTCCACGGATTATTTCTTCTTTTTATTTTATTGCCAGAAGCCGGACTGTAACTTCTATTGAGTTCATAATCGGTTTGGTATTGGTGAGGTAAGCTTTCACTTACGTTTCTCCTACGTTTTAAAACGTAAGAGAAACGTAAGTGAAAGCTTACCTTAACAAGACAACAACCAGAAAACAACACCATACTTACTCATCCAGAGCCGCCTATTTTCACTGAAAAATCCGTTTTTATACGCTTTCTTTCTTCACACTGATACAATATCTTTACTATTCGCCCGGAAATTGCTGAAGTATCCGTGCATCCATTTTAATAACTAAAAACTATCATACGTTTCAATATTTCATGAAAAGACTCTTCCATATCGCCCTTTTCTGCTGTATCTGCTACGCCGCAGGTGCGCAGGACCTGGTTACCCGTTTCGAAAAGACACAGGGACAGGAAACGGCTACCTATGCTGAATGCATCTCCTATTACCGGCAACTCGACAAACGCTTTCCACAGATCTCTATGCGGGAAATGGGCAATACTGATGCCGGCATCCCGCTGCACCTGGTGATCTATTCTAGCTCCGGCGACTTTAACTTCGCCAGCCTTCGTAAAAAAAACAAACGTATCATACTGGTTAACAATGGTATACATTCCGGTGAACCAGACGGCATCGACGCATCCATGATGCTCCTCCGTGACCTCGCCATGGGTAAAAAGAAACTGCCTGACAATATCGTGCTGGCAGTTATCCCCATCTATAACATCGGCGGCGCCCTGAACCGTAGTGCCGATTACCGTGTTGACCAGAACGGTCCTGCGGCCTTCGGCTCCCGTGGTAATGCGCGCAACTACGACCTGAACCGTGATTTTATTAAGGCAGATTCCCGTAATGCCCGCTCTTTCCAGCAGATCTATCAGCTAACTGACCCGGATGTCTTCATCGACAACCATGTTTCCAATGGTGCAGACTACCAGCACGTGATCACCCTCTTATCCACAGAGCATAACAAAATGGGCGGCGCCATGGGCAACTTCCTGCACAAGGAATTCGAACCTGGTATCTATAGCCTGATGAAAGAAAAAGGGTACGACCTCGTTCCCTACGTCAATCACTTTGGCGAAACACCGGAAAACGGCTGGATCACCTATGCTGATGGTCCCCGCTACTCCA
The DNA window shown above is from Chitinophaga agri and carries:
- the odhB gene encoding 2-oxoglutarate dehydrogenase complex dihydrolipoyllysine-residue succinyltransferase gives rise to the protein MAIEIKVPTVGESISEVTIAKWLKKDGDYVQQDEVICEMESEKATFELNAEKAGVLKILAPEGATLKVGDVACSIDTDAAAPAGPAPAQAAAPVAAAAPAPAAEAPAAPAVNKGTIEMKVPTVGESISEVTLIKWLKKDGEYVERDEVICELESEKATFELNAEEAGALQTLGKEGDVLKIGDPIAKIDTSVGRPAGKAQPAASAAPAATPQAAPQAQQAPVTTIPNDIKATPVAAAVIADKHVDPSSIKGSGAHGKIMKDDVLAALQNPGVAIGQEMFTRGERREKMSNLRKTVSRRLVEAKNTTAMLTTFNEVDMTAIMELRAKYKEVFKKQHEVNLGFMSFFTKACCFALKEFPSVNAYIDGEELVFHDYCDVSIAVSAPKGLVVPVIRNAESLDMAQIEKKVVELATKARDSKLTMEEMTGGTFTITNGGVFGSLMSTPIINIPQSAILGMHKIQDRPMAVNGQVVIRPMMYLALSYDHRIIDGRESVSFLVRVKDMLENPEQLLFGKDPLKALLKL
- a CDS encoding 2-oxoglutarate dehydrogenase E1 component, whose product is MKDFSFVTNSHPAYIESLYQDYRKDPGAVDPEWSKFFEGFDFAVNNVNGKAGAPAAAGAGLPVSSDQLTKELNVYRLIQAYRKKGHLISKTNPIRERKDRQANLDISFYGLGEADLKTEFYAGQVLGLGKTTLENIVTRLKQVYAAAVGLEFTYINDAKKVEWLQREMETTFQQPTTLEGKKRILLKLNQGVMFERFLHTKYIGQKRFGLEGGENTIPALDAIINTAADAGVQEAVIGMAHRGRLNVLANILGKTYEQIFNEFEGHAVPDLTMGSGDVKYHLGFRSIVETPSGKKVNLQLLPNPSHLEVVDPLVTGFARSKADVIYNSDYDKILPILIHGDAAVAGQGVIYELIQMSNLKGYYTGGTMHLVINNQIGFTTDFDDARSSDYCTSIASTVQAPVFHVNGDDAEAVVKVAQIAARYRQEFNSDIFIDLLCYRKHGHNEGDEPKFTQPSLYALIDKHPNPREVYSQKLLQAGDVEVQELAKEMEKSFWADLQERLDEVRQNPLPYHYQKPEEWWASLRKSTPEDFEKSPVTAIKEEEVRRLFGKLMEWPKEFVPLRKVEKLLQDKIKLFETEGKIDWATGELLAYASLLAEGKDVRMSGEDVKRGTFSHRHAILFDENTNATYSRLGSLQEKQGQFRIYNSLLSEFAVLGFEYGYAMANPNALVLWEAQYGDFANGAQTVIDQYVSSAEQKWTTQNGLVMLLPHGYEGGGPDHSNARPERFLQACAEYNMIITNITTSANFFHMLRRQLTWEFRKPLVNFAPKANLRHIGSYSPIAAFTEGGFQEVLDDEFVDDPSKVKKVLLCTGKMFFDLSEKQQKENRKDVAVVRLEQLYPLPVTQLEALNQKYKAATWFWVQEEPLNMGAASYLQMNLKQINYGVISRNPSAATATGFAKVHAREQLEIIETAFNI
- the rpsT gene encoding 30S ribosomal protein S20 → MANHKATKKDVRQSRKRNERNRYYGKTTRNAIRDLKKLTEKAAADEKLSDVISMIDKLAKRNVIHKNKAANLKSKLSKKVNAIA